The Chryseobacterium nakagawai genome has a segment encoding these proteins:
- the chrA gene encoding MNIO class RiPP chryseobasin precursor ChrA, giving the protein MKIPALLMASLLAVGVSAQTTKPAAKTKKPIKKVKKVAPAPESPEKPKPTTPKAIVKKDTVKLSHFSCPACGMG; this is encoded by the coding sequence ATGAAAATTCCAGCATTATTAATGGCAAGTTTATTAGCGGTAGGGGTTTCTGCGCAAACTACAAAACCTGCTGCAAAAACTAAAAAGCCCATAAAGAAAGTTAAAAAAGTGGCTCCGGCTCCTGAAAGCCCGGAAAAACCTAAACCAACTACCCCTAAAGCTATTGTTAAAAAAGATACAGTTAAGCTCAGTCATTTTTCTTGTCCAGCCTGTGGAATGGGGTAA
- the chrH gene encoding MNIO family chryseobactin maturase — translation MGRPLLGLSMMAESEFISAVLPLLQSNSIEVLEWSFDTFYNTEEPVWLSELLNFYSENNRLVGHGVYYSLFDALWTERQELWLEKLKEEFHKRKYKHITEHFGFMNTENFHQGVPLPVSLHSKTLEIGKDRLYRLQDAVEVPVGIENLAFAFSLDDVTEQGVFLDKLTENIDGFLILDLHNIYCQSCNFNVDMQDIIKLYPLDKVREIHLSGGSWQESVYSKTPVRRDTHDDAIPKEILSILSSVVFQCKNLEYIIIERLGHTINTEEKKKSFLDDFEQVRTLIDSSGWERENEDLWNKKKVQFQKAPLEDMILHEEQTLLTKLLFDNAGVASIKNHEFHYFRTKDWDPEMILTAQNIIKKWNPY, via the coding sequence ATGGGAAGGCCACTGTTAGGATTATCCATGATGGCAGAATCTGAGTTTATTTCAGCTGTTTTGCCATTATTACAAAGCAATTCTATTGAAGTGCTTGAATGGTCGTTTGATACATTCTATAATACGGAAGAACCCGTTTGGCTGAGTGAGTTGCTTAATTTTTATTCTGAAAACAATCGTTTGGTCGGGCATGGAGTCTATTATTCATTATTTGATGCTCTATGGACTGAAAGGCAAGAACTTTGGCTTGAAAAACTAAAAGAAGAGTTTCATAAAAGAAAATACAAACATATTACGGAACATTTCGGTTTCATGAATACCGAAAATTTTCATCAGGGAGTACCACTGCCGGTATCTCTGCATTCTAAAACATTAGAAATTGGAAAAGACAGACTGTACAGGTTACAAGATGCTGTAGAAGTTCCTGTAGGAATAGAAAATCTTGCTTTTGCATTTTCATTAGATGACGTAACTGAGCAAGGCGTATTTCTTGATAAATTAACGGAAAATATTGATGGATTCCTGATTCTTGATCTTCACAATATCTATTGTCAATCCTGTAATTTCAATGTTGATATGCAGGATATTATCAAACTGTATCCCTTGGATAAAGTCAGGGAAATTCATCTCTCAGGAGGCAGCTGGCAGGAAAGTGTATACAGTAAGACACCAGTAAGGAGAGATACTCATGATGATGCAATTCCTAAAGAAATTTTGTCTATACTTTCTTCGGTTGTGTTCCAGTGTAAGAATTTGGAATATATTATCATTGAAAGGCTGGGACATACTATTAATACAGAAGAAAAAAAGAAAAGTTTCCTGGATGATTTTGAGCAGGTCAGAACACTGATTGATTCATCAGGTTGGGAGAGAGAGAATGAAGACCTCTGGAATAAGAAAAAAGTGCAATTTCAAAAAGCTCCTTTAGAAGATATGATTCTGCATGAAGAACAAACATTGTTAACAAAACTTTTATTTGACAATGCTGGAGTTGCCTCTATTAAAAATCATGAATTCCATTACTTTAGAACAAAAGACTGGGACCCGGAGATGATTCTTACCGCTCAGAATATCATTAAAAAATGGAATCCCTATTAA
- the chrI gene encoding chryseobasin maturation helper ChrI, whose amino-acid sequence MTTLLLIITAVLTALIAGLFYAYSCSVVLGLGKLPDAEYLKAMQNINREILNPVFFMSFMGTAILLPVSTFFFRGEQTVFIFLLLATLAYLIGVFGVTVVGNVPMNDQLDQFDISGSAVEALKQMRENFESRWNFLNNIRTGFSVVSIILLVCACIWHKQL is encoded by the coding sequence ATGACAACTCTATTATTAATCATAACAGCCGTATTGACAGCACTTATCGCTGGGCTTTTCTATGCATATTCATGTTCTGTAGTCTTAGGATTAGGAAAATTGCCTGATGCGGAATATCTGAAGGCAATGCAAAATATCAACCGAGAAATACTGAATCCTGTATTTTTTATGAGCTTTATGGGGACTGCAATTCTTCTCCCTGTGTCTACTTTCTTTTTTCGGGGAGAACAAACGGTTTTTATTTTTCTTTTATTGGCTACATTGGCTTATCTGATCGGAGTTTTTGGGGTTACAGTGGTAGGAAATGTTCCTATGAATGACCAACTGGATCAATTTGATATTTCCGGTTCTGCTGTTGAAGCGCTTAAGCAAATGCGTGAAAATTTTGAAAGCAGATGGAATTTTCTGAACAATATAAGAACTGGTTTTTCAGTAGTCAGTATAATATTACTGGTTTGTGCTTGTATCTGGCATAAACAATTATAG
- the rpe gene encoding ribulose-phosphate 3-epimerase — protein MKTKLIAPSLLSADFGNLQRDIEMLNRSQADWFHIDVMDGRFVPNISFGFPVMKTVQQHAKKFVDVHLMIVEPEKYVDEFINHGADLVSVHYEACTHLHRTIHHIQSKGAKAGVVLNPSTPVLMLEDIIADVDLVLLMSVNPGFGGQKFIENTYKKIAETKDLILSNNSTALIEVDGGVNLDNASKLFEAGADVLVAGNAVFSAESPERTIELLKI, from the coding sequence ATGAAAACGAAGCTTATTGCTCCATCCCTTTTATCTGCAGACTTTGGGAATCTGCAAAGAGATATTGAAATGCTAAACAGATCTCAGGCAGATTGGTTCCATATTGATGTAATGGACGGGAGATTTGTCCCTAACATTTCATTTGGTTTTCCGGTAATGAAAACTGTACAGCAGCACGCTAAAAAATTTGTAGACGTTCACCTAATGATCGTGGAGCCTGAAAAATATGTTGATGAATTCATCAATCATGGTGCTGACCTTGTATCTGTACATTATGAAGCATGTACTCATCTTCACAGAACCATCCACCACATCCAAAGTAAAGGAGCAAAGGCAGGGGTTGTTTTAAACCCATCTACTCCTGTTCTCATGCTTGAAGATATTATTGCAGATGTAGATCTTGTTTTATTAATGAGTGTAAATCCCGGATTTGGAGGACAGAAGTTTATTGAGAATACTTACAAAAAGATTGCCGAAACAAAAGACCTTATCTTAAGCAACAATTCTACAGCACTTATCGAAGTAGATGGCGGAGTGAATCTTGACAATGCTTCTAAACTTTTCGAAGCCGGAGCTGATGTATTGGTTGCCGGAAATGCAGTATTCTCTGCAGAAAGTCCGGAAAGAACCATTGAACTTTTGAAAATCTAA
- the chrP gene encoding chryseobasin maturation metalloprotease ChrP, producing MKFEKKSLKFLEKYLNTSSPTGYEHKGQEVWMDYIRPYVDKIEVDHYGTCYGIINPEAEFKVVIEAHADEISWYVNYITDDGLIYVIRNGGSDQTIAPSKVVHIHGENGIVKGVFGWPAIHTRTNQNEPTPKIENIFIDCGATSKKEVEDMGIFVGCMITYPDEFFEMNDRYFVCRALDNRIGGFMIAEVARLLKENKKSIPFGLYITNSVQEEVGLYGADMIADTIKPNIAIVTDVTHDTTTPMIEKKKEGDQKCGAGPVVFFAPSVHHTIRELIIDTAKTKKIPFQRAAASRSTGTDTDAFAHSNGGVPSALISLPLRYMHTTVEMVSKEDVANVIKLIYETVLKIKPEMKLKYH from the coding sequence ATGAAATTTGAAAAGAAATCTTTAAAATTTTTAGAGAAATATTTAAACACTTCATCTCCAACAGGATACGAACACAAGGGACAGGAAGTTTGGATGGACTACATCAGACCTTATGTAGACAAGATTGAAGTGGATCATTACGGAACGTGCTACGGTATCATTAATCCTGAAGCAGAATTTAAAGTAGTGATTGAAGCTCATGCTGATGAAATCTCGTGGTATGTAAACTATATTACGGATGATGGATTGATTTATGTAATCAGAAATGGAGGCTCAGACCAAACTATTGCTCCATCAAAAGTAGTGCACATTCATGGAGAAAACGGAATTGTAAAAGGAGTATTCGGATGGCCGGCTATTCATACAAGAACAAATCAGAATGAACCTACACCAAAAATAGAAAACATCTTCATTGATTGTGGGGCAACTTCCAAAAAAGAAGTGGAAGACATGGGAATTTTTGTAGGATGCATGATTACCTACCCTGATGAATTCTTTGAAATGAACGACAGATATTTTGTATGCAGAGCTCTTGACAACAGAATCGGAGGTTTCATGATTGCAGAAGTAGCAAGGCTTTTAAAGGAGAACAAAAAATCGATTCCATTTGGTCTTTATATTACCAATTCCGTACAGGAAGAAGTAGGCTTATATGGAGCAGATATGATTGCCGACACAATCAAGCCTAATATTGCTATTGTAACTGACGTAACGCACGATACTACCACTCCAATGATTGAAAAGAAAAAAGAAGGAGACCAGAAGTGTGGTGCAGGACCAGTAGTATTCTTTGCACCAAGTGTTCACCACACTATAAGAGAGTTAATTATTGATACAGCAAAAACAAAAAAGATTCCTTTCCAAAGAGCTGCAGCAAGCAGGTCTACGGGGACTGATACTGATGCTTTTGCTCACTCTAACGGAGGTGTACCAAGTGCGTTAATTTCCTTACCTTTGCGTTATATGCACACAACAGTGGAAATGGTATCTAAAGAAGACGTAGCCAATGTTATTAAATTGATTTACGAAACAGTTCTGAAGATTAAGCCAGAAATGAAACTGAAATATCATTAA
- a CDS encoding DUF4294 domain-containing protein, protein MNFSKIICLFMFFFGVSVFGQNDTVVAKPLNQYPAESLKVDEFGNKYYYDEQQKVKIYEVNGEPVVVMDELVLVNKPRFNNQLDKNYYYFLNKKLYRVYPLFVTALQQYRDIQVDMNDMDNKAKRKFIRERQNMLADQYEKQLRDLTTTEGQVFAKLMNRATGKNVYEIIKEMRGGFSAFWWNLKGKMADIDLKERYDPHKNRTDEFVESLLQSNWNSGYLKPYPGASDFKVKK, encoded by the coding sequence ATGAATTTTAGTAAGATTATCTGTCTTTTTATGTTCTTTTTTGGAGTCAGTGTTTTTGGGCAGAATGATACTGTGGTCGCAAAACCATTGAATCAATACCCCGCTGAATCTTTGAAAGTAGATGAATTCGGCAATAAGTATTATTACGACGAACAGCAGAAGGTTAAGATCTATGAAGTAAACGGAGAGCCTGTAGTAGTAATGGATGAGTTGGTTTTGGTTAATAAGCCGAGATTTAATAATCAGTTGGATAAAAATTACTACTATTTCTTAAATAAGAAGTTATATAGAGTATATCCATTATTTGTAACTGCCTTACAGCAATACAGAGACATTCAGGTAGACATGAATGATATGGATAATAAAGCCAAACGAAAGTTCATAAGAGAAAGGCAAAATATGCTTGCTGATCAATATGAGAAACAATTGAGAGATCTAACTACTACCGAAGGACAGGTTTTTGCGAAGCTCATGAACCGGGCAACCGGTAAAAATGTATATGAGATCATTAAAGAGATGAGAGGTGGGTTTAGTGCCTTTTGGTGGAATCTTAAAGGGAAAATGGCAGATATTGATTTGAAAGAGCGATATGATCCCCATAAAAACAGAACCGATGAATTTGTAGAGTCGTTATTACAGTCTAACTGGAATTCAGGGTATTTGAAACCTTACCCCGGAGCAAGCGATTTTAAAGTAAAGAAATAA
- a CDS encoding NUDIX domain-containing protein, which yields MIDKINIRVYGCVVKERKVLTLFEEYAGEPLVKFPGGGLEYGEGTLECLHREFDEELNVKIDCIEHFYTQEDFLVSRFRENEQLLTIYYLVNIVDEKEFLILDPCIEKTEWMDIDTPDNPFPLPIDKIVFDKLKEKFL from the coding sequence ATGATAGACAAGATCAACATTAGAGTGTATGGCTGCGTGGTAAAAGAGAGAAAAGTACTCACTTTATTTGAAGAATATGCCGGCGAACCTTTAGTGAAATTTCCAGGCGGCGGATTAGAGTATGGTGAAGGGACCTTGGAATGCTTGCACCGTGAATTTGATGAAGAACTGAATGTGAAAATAGATTGTATAGAACATTTTTATACTCAGGAAGACTTTCTTGTTTCCCGATTCAGGGAAAATGAACAGCTTCTGACTATCTACTATCTTGTAAATATTGTTGATGAAAAGGAATTCCTTATTTTGGATCCTTGCATTGAAAAAACGGAATGGATGGATATTGACACACCGGATAATCCTTTCCCACTTCCTATAGATAAAATCGTATTTGATAAACTAAAAGAAAAATTCCTGTAA
- the mnmD gene encoding tRNA (5-methylaminomethyl-2-thiouridine)(34)-methyltransferase MnmD → MKREIKTTNDGSKTLFINDLNENYHSHHGALQEAEHVFIKNGLNLINDCEINILELGFGTGLNVLVTINEYLKTDKNHVINYFSLEKYPINESEVNDLAYFELFDNPEFKNIYQKIHLAEWENSVEIISGFNLKKIECDFFDLKNIDLPEINLVYFDCFGARVQPDLWEKPLFELISDKMAINGLLTTYSSKGSVRRILQELNFQVEKKQGPPGKREMINAIKQ, encoded by the coding sequence TTGAAAAGAGAAATTAAGACCACAAACGACGGAAGTAAAACACTGTTTATCAATGATTTAAATGAAAATTATCATTCTCATCATGGGGCTCTTCAGGAAGCAGAACATGTGTTTATCAAAAATGGATTAAACTTAATCAATGATTGCGAAATTAATATTTTAGAACTAGGTTTTGGAACAGGTTTGAATGTTTTGGTAACAATTAATGAATATTTAAAAACTGACAAAAATCATGTCATCAATTATTTTTCGCTCGAAAAATACCCAATAAATGAATCCGAAGTTAACGATTTAGCCTATTTTGAACTTTTCGATAACCCAGAGTTTAAAAATATTTATCAGAAAATTCATCTGGCAGAATGGGAAAACTCAGTAGAAATCATTAGTGGATTCAACCTTAAAAAGATAGAATGTGATTTTTTTGATCTAAAGAACATAGATTTGCCTGAAATCAACCTTGTTTATTTCGACTGTTTCGGGGCACGAGTACAGCCAGACCTATGGGAAAAACCATTATTTGAACTGATATCTGACAAAATGGCCATTAACGGATTATTAACAACCTACTCTTCTAAAGGAAGCGTAAGAAGAATCCTTCAGGAGTTGAATTTTCAGGTTGAGAAAAAACAGGGACCTCCAGGAAAAAGAGAAATGATTAATGCAATAAAGCAGTAA
- a CDS encoding branched-chain amino acid aminotransferase: MIIQKTENSRISTFDPNNFSFGGTFIDHMIICEYENGKWGDVKLVPYGPIPFTPAMMGVNYGQACFEGMKAYKDKDGQVFLFRPEKNFERINKSAKRLAMPEVTEEMFLDGLKALVDIDRDWIPQGEGMSLYIRPLIFATEEALKARVSEKYMFAIVATPAKSYYSEPVSVKISDHYSRAANGGVGSAKAAGNYAASFYPTQLAIEEGYEQIIWTDDATHEYFEESGTMNVFVRINDTIYTPPTSEKILDGVTRDSFLQLAKKRGIEVKVEPIPVKTVIEALKNGSLKEVWGVGTAVVTTQFQALGYEGEKLALPRLSDEESYAAILKKDLVDLQNNLSEDPFGWRVVVDHVFETV; this comes from the coding sequence ATGATAATTCAAAAAACTGAAAACTCCAGAATTTCTACATTTGACCCTAACAATTTTTCATTTGGCGGAACTTTCATAGATCATATGATTATATGTGAGTACGAAAACGGAAAATGGGGTGATGTAAAATTAGTTCCTTACGGTCCAATACCTTTTACCCCAGCTATGATGGGAGTAAACTATGGACAAGCTTGTTTTGAAGGTATGAAAGCCTATAAAGACAAAGATGGGCAGGTTTTCCTTTTCAGGCCTGAAAAGAATTTTGAACGTATCAACAAGTCAGCGAAGCGTCTTGCTATGCCTGAGGTGACTGAGGAAATGTTTTTAGACGGATTAAAAGCATTAGTAGATATCGACAGAGACTGGATTCCTCAGGGAGAAGGAATGTCTTTATATATCAGACCATTAATTTTTGCTACAGAAGAAGCTTTGAAAGCAAGAGTTTCTGAAAAATATATGTTTGCTATTGTAGCAACACCAGCGAAGAGCTATTATTCAGAGCCGGTTTCTGTAAAAATCTCTGACCACTATTCAAGAGCAGCAAACGGTGGAGTAGGTTCTGCTAAAGCGGCAGGTAATTACGCGGCTTCTTTCTATCCAACTCAATTGGCTATTGAAGAAGGGTATGAGCAAATTATCTGGACTGATGATGCAACTCACGAATATTTCGAAGAGAGTGGTACAATGAATGTATTTGTAAGAATCAACGATACAATCTATACACCTCCAACCTCTGAGAAAATCCTTGACGGAGTAACAAGAGACAGCTTCCTTCAATTGGCTAAGAAAAGAGGAATCGAAGTAAAAGTTGAGCCAATTCCGGTAAAAACAGTAATTGAAGCTTTGAAAAACGGTTCTCTTAAAGAAGTATGGGGAGTAGGTACTGCAGTGGTAACCACTCAATTCCAGGCTTTAGGATATGAAGGTGAAAAATTAGCCCTTCCAAGATTATCAGACGAAGAAAGCTATGCAGCGATTCTTAAGAAAGATTTAGTAGATCTTCAAAACAACCTTTCCGAAGATCCATTCGGATGGAGAGTGGTTGTAGATCATGTGTTTGAAACAGTTTAA
- a CDS encoding FKBP-type peptidyl-prolyl cis-trans isomerase, translating into MKKILFISAISLLSCNRNAQTAHPPVGGVLSQKDLDVSKNRMKNLNTIERGQIQDWINGQTIKFYPTQLNYWVTVDGFDHRERRADNTLISYSYELYDFDQTKIYDQPFERRDAKFGHFDELKAVENALRFIHDGEEVTLLVPSSLAYGTFGDEKKIDNDIPLIIKLKAL; encoded by the coding sequence ATGAAAAAAATACTCTTCATATCAGCCATAAGCCTGTTGAGCTGTAATAGGAATGCACAGACGGCACATCCTCCAGTAGGAGGCGTTTTGAGCCAGAAAGATCTGGATGTTTCTAAGAACAGGATGAAAAATCTGAATACCATTGAAAGAGGGCAGATCCAGGATTGGATTAACGGACAAACAATAAAATTTTATCCTACACAGCTTAATTATTGGGTAACAGTTGATGGTTTTGATCATAGAGAAAGAAGAGCAGATAATACTCTGATTTCCTATTCTTATGAATTGTATGATTTTGACCAGACCAAGATCTATGATCAGCCTTTTGAAAGAAGAGATGCTAAATTTGGGCATTTTGATGAACTGAAAGCGGTGGAAAATGCTTTGCGTTTTATACATGATGGAGAGGAAGTGACGCTTTTGGTACCATCTTCTTTGGCTTATGGAACTTTTGGAGATGAAAAGAAAATAGACAATGATATACCATTAATCATAAAATTAAAAGCTTTATAA
- a CDS encoding peptidylprolyl isomerase encodes MNVDKETYEGLNDGLYANLQTTKGNMIVKFEDKKAPVTVANFIGLAEGKIDNKAKAKGVPYYDGTIFHRVIKDFMIQGGDPQGTGMGDPGYKFEDERNDLKHTGKGVLSMANSGPNTNGSQFFITEVATPWLDGRHTIFGKIVKGNDVIDTIANVEKGAQDKPKTDIVLEKVSIFSKGDEYKNYDAAKTFNEGKAKIAENNKAFIAKEEAEKKKKEEEFKANQEKLVESLKAGMQKTESGLYYKITKTADGKAPKAGDNVSVHYAGKLVDGTEFDSSFKRNEPIDIPIGMGRVIKGWDEGILLLKEGETATLLIPPAMGYGERGAGGVIPPNSWLVFDVELVKVK; translated from the coding sequence ATGAACGTAGACAAAGAAACTTACGAAGGTCTTAATGACGGACTTTATGCCAATCTTCAAACTACAAAAGGTAACATGATTGTGAAGTTTGAGGACAAGAAAGCACCAGTAACTGTAGCCAACTTTATTGGTCTTGCAGAAGGGAAAATCGACAACAAAGCTAAGGCTAAGGGAGTTCCTTATTATGACGGAACTATTTTCCACAGAGTAATCAAAGATTTCATGATTCAAGGGGGTGATCCTCAGGGAACAGGAATGGGAGATCCTGGATATAAATTTGAAGATGAAAGAAACGATCTTAAACATACAGGAAAAGGTGTTCTTTCTATGGCAAACTCAGGACCGAATACAAATGGGTCTCAGTTTTTCATTACTGAAGTAGCTACCCCTTGGTTAGACGGAAGACACACGATCTTTGGAAAGATAGTAAAAGGGAATGATGTAATTGATACTATTGCTAATGTTGAAAAAGGAGCTCAGGATAAGCCTAAGACTGATATTGTTTTAGAAAAAGTTTCTATCTTCAGTAAAGGTGATGAATACAAAAACTACGATGCAGCTAAAACTTTTAACGAAGGAAAAGCTAAAATCGCAGAAAATAATAAAGCTTTCATCGCTAAAGAAGAAGCGGAAAAAAAGAAAAAAGAAGAAGAGTTCAAAGCAAACCAGGAAAAATTAGTGGAAAGCTTAAAAGCTGGAATGCAAAAAACGGAATCAGGTCTTTACTATAAAATCACTAAAACTGCTGACGGTAAAGCTCCAAAAGCAGGTGATAATGTATCTGTACATTATGCAGGTAAATTAGTAGACGGAACTGAATTTGATTCTTCATTCAAAAGAAACGAGCCTATCGATATTCCAATCGGAATGGGAAGAGTAATCAAAGGATGGGATGAAGGAATTCTATTATTGAAAGAAGGTGAAACTGCTACTTTATTAATTCCACCAGCAATGGGTTATGGAGAAAGAGGAGCAGGAGGAGTAATTCCACCAAACTCTTGGTTAGTTTTCGATGTTGAGCTTGTAAAAGTAAAATAA
- a CDS encoding aspartyl protease family protein → MKNFFYALFIFSNLSLIAQGRKFFENGDVQLRSKVEKVNLKYSMDLPFVKVNINGKIYNFLLDTGAPTVISTAIYTDLGLEKKHKSRVKDSQKNKQDQIFTVLPEMIVDNIAFNNIGVMVMDLTATEFECFKVDGILGSNQMAKLFWRLNYNENSLEATQDLSKFDLTGYDIVIPFDVKDQKTPIIEASILDKKMNFTFDTGSSGNIKMTNNNYNFKKITEKVDVYGNSSVGAFGTGSPVLGHIFKASNITFGNKIFNNVVVATGSSSLIGNDFLKNFVFVLDWEGHKVYMKQIKEFSHKLESFGFGYRFIDSKPTVAYVFQEESFPLKVGDSIISINNINLDNLDKEGVCHYFLNRVEKDAVAIDLKIKRGGAEMNVNLKKKVYLKADN, encoded by the coding sequence ATGAAAAATTTCTTTTATGCTCTTTTTATTTTTTCTAATCTTAGCCTTATTGCTCAGGGGAGAAAATTCTTTGAAAATGGAGACGTTCAGTTAAGGTCAAAAGTTGAAAAAGTAAATTTAAAATATTCCATGGACTTACCTTTTGTGAAGGTAAATATTAATGGAAAAATATATAATTTTCTTTTAGATACCGGAGCTCCAACTGTCATTTCTACGGCAATTTATACAGATTTGGGTCTTGAAAAGAAACATAAAAGCAGAGTGAAGGACTCACAGAAAAATAAACAGGACCAGATATTTACAGTATTACCTGAAATGATTGTAGATAATATAGCTTTTAACAATATAGGAGTTATGGTGATGGACCTTACGGCAACTGAATTCGAATGCTTTAAAGTGGATGGAATTCTTGGTTCTAATCAAATGGCTAAACTTTTCTGGAGGTTAAATTATAATGAAAATTCATTGGAAGCAACCCAGGATCTCTCTAAGTTTGATCTTACAGGCTATGATATTGTGATTCCTTTTGATGTAAAAGATCAGAAAACCCCTATTATTGAAGCCAGTATTCTTGATAAGAAAATGAACTTTACATTTGATACGGGATCTTCAGGAAATATAAAGATGACCAATAATAATTACAACTTCAAAAAAATAACAGAGAAAGTAGATGTTTACGGAAATAGTTCTGTAGGGGCCTTTGGTACCGGAAGCCCTGTGCTTGGGCATATTTTTAAAGCTTCCAATATCACTTTTGGAAATAAGATTTTTAACAATGTGGTGGTAGCAACAGGAAGTTCAAGTTTAATAGGAAATGATTTTTTGAAGAACTTTGTATTTGTTCTGGATTGGGAAGGACATAAGGTTTATATGAAACAGATTAAGGAATTTTCCCACAAGTTGGAATCTTTTGGTTTTGGATATCGTTTTATAGACTCTAAACCAACTGTTGCTTATGTATTTCAGGAAGAAAGTTTTCCTTTAAAGGTGGGAGATTCTATCATTAGTATTAATAATATAAACCTTGATAATCTTGACAAAGAAGGTGTTTGTCATTATTTCTTGAACAGAGTAGAAAAGGATGCTGTTGCTATCGATTTGAAAATAAAAAGAGGCGGAGCTGAAATGAATGTAAACCTTAAAAAGAAAGTTTATTTAAAGGCTGATAACTAG